In Rhodobacteraceae bacterium LMO-JJ12, a single window of DNA contains:
- a CDS encoding DUF1223 domain-containing protein, with product MNRYGAWLKRFEATLRQAFDLKHAQQSIALGGKAFWRLKSLSRAVLTVFWIALAGAAHADKPVIVVELYTSQGCSSCPAADAFLHKLARRADVVALSLHVDYWDYIGWKDVFADHKYTLRQHGYAKAGHRRMVYTPQMIIHGRDHVVGNHPMDVNDLISRYQKRPQAVTIKASREGGQIVVSANPIADQGQGTGAILVQLVRFEREATVDIRRGENAGRKISYANVVRDWSVIGEWDGKRPLFLSVPVKGDLPVAVILQKKNFGPILAAMQIR from the coding sequence ATGAATCGATACGGCGCATGGCTAAAGCGTTTTGAGGCTACGTTGAGACAGGCCTTCGACCTGAAACATGCGCAACAGTCGATTGCCTTGGGCGGTAAGGCCTTTTGGCGTTTGAAATCACTGAGCCGAGCCGTGTTGACGGTTTTCTGGATCGCATTGGCGGGGGCAGCCCATGCCGACAAGCCGGTAATCGTGGTCGAGCTTTACACCTCGCAAGGCTGTTCGAGCTGTCCGGCAGCGGATGCCTTCTTGCACAAGCTGGCCAGGCGCGCGGACGTGGTCGCGCTGTCGCTGCATGTGGATTACTGGGACTATATCGGCTGGAAAGATGTCTTTGCCGACCATAAATACACCCTGCGCCAGCATGGTTATGCCAAAGCGGGTCACCGTCGTATGGTCTATACGCCGCAGATGATCATCCATGGGCGCGATCATGTGGTGGGCAACCATCCGATGGATGTCAACGATCTGATCAGCAGGTATCAGAAACGCCCACAGGCCGTTACGATCAAGGCCAGCCGGGAAGGCGGGCAGATAGTTGTTTCGGCCAATCCCATCGCCGACCAGGGGCAGGGTACGGGCGCAATTCTGGTGCAATTGGTGCGGTTCGAGCGCGAAGCCACTGTCGATATCCGGCGCGGCGAAAACGCCGGGCGCAAGATTTCCTATGCCAATGTCGTGCGCGATTGGTCGGTGATCGGCGAATGGGACGGCAAGCGTCCGCTATTCTTGAGCGTTCCCGTGAAAGGCGATCTGCCTGTCGCGGTGATTCTGCAGAAGAAGAACTTTGGCCCGATTTTGGCGGCGATGCAGATACGCTGA
- a CDS encoding hexameric tyrosine-coordinated heme protein encodes MAESWLPTLITPDPQSGYDLAVKMSRVAVKMTQPDAAMRDKLRADYAEDADALIAASQVVAVHFQTVAAANGYWRSKG; translated from the coding sequence ATGGCCGAGTCATGGCTTCCCACATTGATCACCCCCGATCCCCAAAGCGGTTACGATCTCGCCGTGAAAATGTCGCGCGTCGCAGTAAAGATGACTCAACCCGACGCCGCCATGCGTGACAAGCTGCGCGCCGATTATGCCGAAGATGCCGATGCGCTGATCGCCGCATCCCAGGTTGTCGCCGTGCATTTTCAAACCGTCGCCGCCGCCAATGGTTATTGGCGCTCGAAAGGCTGA